The genomic region GAGAAGCAAATATTGTAGTGGGTACACATGCACTTTTTCAAGACCATGTCATTTTTAAAAAGTTAGGCCTAAGTATTATTGATGAACAACATCGATTTGGTGTTGAACAAAGATTAGCGTTACGAAAAAAAGGTCAATTAGATAAAGTAATTGAACCTCATCAATTGATGATGAGTGCTACACCCATTCCAAGAACACTTTCTATGAGTTATTTTGCAGATCTTGATGTGTCTATTATTGATGAATTGCCTAAAGGCCGTGAAGCGATTGTGACAAAACTTTTTTCAGAAGATCGACGCGATGAAATTTTAAAAAGAGTGCATGAGGTGTGTCATACAGGTGCTCAAGTATACTGGGTATGCCCTTTGATTGAAGAAAGTGAAGTATTGCAACTTCAAACCGCAGAAGAAACATATTTAAATATGCAGTCTCATTTTCAAGATTTGAAAGTGGGCCTGGTCCACGGGCGAATGAAGTCATCAGAAAAACAAAAAGTCATGTCTGATTTTGTGAAGGGTGATATTCAATTATTAGTTGCGACTACAGTGATTGAAGTAGGTGTTGATGTACCTAATGCGACATTAATGGTGATTGAAAATGCAGAGCGTATGGGTCTTTCACAATTACATCAGCTTCGAGGTCGCGTGGGGCGTGGCTCACTAAAAAGTACATGTATATTATTATTTCAAAAAAAATTATCAGAGCTTGCACGACAAAGACTCAAAGTTATTTTTGAAAATACGGATGGATTTATCATTGCCCAAGAAGACTTAAATATAAGAGGGCCTGGAGAGTTTTTAGGGGTGCGTCAAAGTGGCGTACCTATGTTACGTATTGCTAATCTCAATCGCGATTTTAAATTATTAGAAGAAGCCAAGGCGATTGCTGACCAGTTATTGGAAGATAATCCGGAAGCTTCTCATCTTCATTTAAAACGCTGGCTGAGTCACGCAAATGAAAGAGTAAAGGTATAAAAATGGTTTGGTTAAAATCACCTACAGCTGAAGGTAGCGAATTTTCATGGTTGACAGAAGAAGGTTCTTTAACAGAACGATTACAAAAAGAATTTAATGATGTCAAAGTTGATGTCGTTTATGAAGGCGCAGCTTTAGAAAAAACAACAGATTATATTCGTGAAGTATTAATCAAAAGTCATGGTGAACCTATGATTTTTGCAAGAACACAATTAAAAGTAAGTCATCTCGGTGATGCCTGGATATGTTTAAAAACACTTGGCCAACAATCACTTGCTAATATTTTATTCAAAGACTCTGATATTTCTAGACTTTCACTTTTATATCGAATCTGTGAGCCAGGAGATATTTTATATACATATATAAAATCGCTTGGATATGTTGATAAAGAGATTTTATGGGTGCGCCAAGCAGAATGGGAAAGGCACGGAAAGAGTATTTTTCTAACCGAAGTATTTTTACCAAATCTTTTCAATCAACTATGAAGTTGATGTGAGTCTAATGATTTAAGTTATAATTTTTCTTTAAATTTTTTCAAAGTATTTTTCCAAAAATCGTGAGCTTGTCTAGAAAACTCCCTTTTTATTTTGATTTGCCCAAAGCTATTGCGATTTCAATGGCGATTCATATCATTTTAATGATAGGTTTGCCTGAACTTAATAAACCACTATTAATACCTCAAGAAATGAGCGTGACAATTTCAAGTTCACCTATCCAACAACCAATCGAAAAAATTGAAACACCTCAGCCCGTTAAAAAAGTTGAGCCTATTCAGAAAAAAATTACACCGATCATCGATAAAAATGCAATATCAGTTGCGGAACCAACACCGAAAGAAGTGGCTCCAGCTCCACCAGCAGAAACTGTTTCAAAAATACCTAATATTGTGCCTCAAGAGCAATTAACTCAGTATTTAGAAAGTTATAGTAGCCTTCTTGCAAATGCGATAGCAAAATATAAGCAATACCCTAAAATCGCTCAAATGCGCGGCTGGCAAGGGACCGTCATTGCAGACCTTGAGATTGATAGCAAAGGCACTGTGATTAGTATTAAGATTAAAAAAAGTAGTACATATGAAGTTTTAGATAATGAAGCACTCGAGATGATTAGAAAGGCTTCCCCATTTCCAGCGCCACCCGAAAGTCTCCGGGGCAAAAATTTTAACGTGCTTGTCCCTATTTCATTCAAACTCGAATAGTCGGATTAAATTTAGAGATGCATCTTTATATTCGTCTTATGCGTCTTGATAAACCCATTGGTATTTTTTTATTGCTATGGCCAACTTTATGGGGGCTTTTCATTGCTGCAGATGGACATCCAAGTATTCAACACCTCATTATTTTTATTTTAGGCACAGTATTTATGCGTTCAGCTGGCTGTGTCGCCAATGATATTCTGGATCGTAGATTTGATTCTTCAGTTACACGAACAAAGTTACGCCCACTCGCTAATCAATCAATCCCAGTTAAAAATGCATTTTTTTTATTGATCACTTTGTTATTAGGTGCGTTCATATGCGTTTTATTTTTAAATGAAAATGCATTTTACTTTTCATTAGTCGCTCTATTTTTGGCGCTTACTTATCCATTAACAAAAAGATTTTTTGTGATGCCACAAGCCTATTTGGGTTTAAGTTTTGGTATGGGCATTCCTATGGCTTTTGTTGCAAATAATATTTCCTTATCTTTGACAGCATGGTTGCTATTTTTAGCCAATGTATTTTGGGCGATTGCTTACGACACGCTTTATGCAGTGACGGATAAAAATGACGATTTAAAAATTGGCATTCGTTCTTCAGCTATTTGGTTTGGGAATTATTTGAAAGAAGCCATCATGTTCTGTTATACCTGTATGATGGGATGCTTGATTTGGGTGGGACAGTTAGAAAATTTTGGCTGGCCTTTTTATGGGTTTTTGATGGTGAGCCTCATTTTTATTGGGCTTCTTTATCGCCAAATCCTGACGCTTAATCCAAAAGCCTGTTTTGATGCATTTTTAAGCAATAACTATCTAGGTGCGTTTGTCTTTTTAGGGATATTTTTTCACTATCTTCATGTGAACTAAATCATTAATAAAATTGACAAAACAGGCACTTTTGGCATAGAATTCACCTCTTTTTTTAAATTTATAGCGCAAAAGTTGGTATTGAAATGAAGACATTTTCAGCAAAATCCCATGAAGTAAAACACGATTGGTTCGTTGTAGACGGAACTGACGCAGTATTGGGTAGATTAGCAAGTGCGATTGCACATCGATTACGTGGCAAACATAAAGCCATTTATACGCCGCACGTAGATACGGGTGATTACATTGTTGTGATCAACGCGGAAAAGATTAAAGTAACGGGTAATAAAGGTGACGGAAAACTTTACCATCGCCATTCAGGTTATCCAGGCGGCATTTCAACAACGAACTTCTCTAAGATGCAAGACCGTTTTCCAGGCCGCGCTTTAGAAAAGGCAGTGAAAGGAATGTTACCAAAAGGACCTTTGGGTTATGCCATGATTAAAAAGATGAAAGTCTATACAGGCCCAACCCATGATCATGTGGCACAACAACCACAACCATTAAGCATATAGTTAAGGAAACACTATGATAGGTAAATACAATTACGGAACAGGTCGCAGAAAGAGCTCAGTAGCTCGCGTGTTCATGAAGCCAGGTAAAGGCGTAATCACTGTGAACGACAAACCTGCGGATGAATATTTTTCACGTTATACCTCCCGTATGATTTTTCGCCAACCACTCGACTTAACCAACACGTTAAGCACATTTGATATCAATGTGAACGTTATTGGTGGCGGTGAATCTGGTCAAGCAGGTGCCGTGCGTCATGGCATTACACGTGCGTTGATTGACTATGATACAAATTTAAAAAGTACGCTTTCGCAAGCTGGCTTTGTAACACGTGATGCACGCGAAGTTGAGCGTAAAAAAGTGGGTCTTCGAAAAGCTCGTAGACGTAAACAATTCTCGAAACGTTAATTGTTTCAAGTTCCAAAGAGCAAAAAGGCCGCTTTCAAGCGGCTTTTTTGTTATATAGAGTTAAATAAATTTTGTTAGTATGGTTTTTAAGGATTAAAACTTCTTTTAAATTAAAGGTGCCAAGTGATGAGTAATAAGTCCAAGATTAAAGTAGGCGTGGTCGGTGCAACTGGTTATACCGGCGTTGAGCTATTAAGAATTCTAGTCAAACATCCTCATGTGACAATTCAGGCTGTGACGTCCAGAGCAGAGGCTGGTTTATCGATTGCGACCTTATTTCCAAGCTTGAGAGGTCTCATTGATCTTAAATTTGAAGATCCGAAGGCAGCTAATTTAACGAATTGTGACCTCGTTTTTTTTGCAACGCCTAATGGTATTGCCATGCAAGAAGTACCAGCACTTCTTAAAGCTGGGGTAAAAGTGATCGATTTGGCAGCTGATTTTAGGCTAAAAGACGCTAACGTCTGGGAAAAGTGGTATAAAATGCCGCATTCATGTAGCGATCTACTTAAAGAAGCTGTTTACGGCCTACCGGAGATGAATAGAGAAAAGATTAAAAAGGCATCACTTGTGGCTAATCCTGGCTGTTATCCCACAGCCATTCAATTGGGATTTATCCCATTAATTGAATCAGGCGTGATTGATCTTGATGATTTAATTGCAGATGCGAAATCAGGCGTATCTGGAGCTGGCAGAAAAGCTGAAGTCCATGCATTGATGGCGGAAGCTTCTGATAACTTTAAGGCATACGGAGTAGAGGGGCATAGACATTTACCCGAAATCACGCAAGGACTCAGCAGTGTTGCGAATCAAGCAGTGCATTTAACTTTTGTACCTCATTTAACGCCTATGATTAGAGGTATTCACGCGACACTTTATGCAACGCTTACTAAAAAAACAGATATACAAGCACTTTTTGAATCAAGATATAAAAACGAGTCTTTTGTAGACGTTATGCCAAAAGGGTCTCATCCAGAAACAAGATCTGTAAGAGGCTCAAATCAATGTCGCATTAGTATCCATCAGCCGCAAGGAAGCCATAAGGTTGTGATTTTATCTGTCATTGATAATCTCGTGAAAGGCGCGGCAGGACAGGCTGTTCAGAACATGAATCTAATGTTTGATTTTCCAGAGATTTCTGGACTTGATCTTGTGCCCTTGATGCCATAAAGTGTTGTTTCTATGAGAAAAGTTAAGCGAACCTATACCAAATATTTTGGTGTCACCCGCCGAAGAATGCGTATTAAAACAGGCGCTTCTTGGCACACCTATTTGATGATTGCAGCATTCTCATTTATAGGTGGCGCAGGATTTACTTATTGGGAATTAAATGGCGGTTCAGTGATTGGCTTTATTTCAAAAATTGAAGCATTAGAAGCTGAGAATCAGTCCATACAAGGCCAGTTGTTACAACAAAAAATTGAGATCCAGCTCAAATCGATTTCAGGCGATAAAGTTTCAGGCGATATTTCTAAGCTTCAAGAAGAAAACAATAAGCTAAAAGAAGACATTCTTTTTTACGAAAAAATTGTAGGCAAGAAACGATAAAGGAAATTTCATGTTTTTTAATAAAAAAAATAAAGCGCGTACGATTGATACACTTATTGATAAAGACATTTCGGTACGCGGCAATGTGACGTATTCAGGTGGTATTCGTGTGGATGGTTCAATTCAAGGCAACCTCACTGAACTTCCAGGCACAGCAGGTACTCTTATTATGGGTAATAAAAGCCGCATTAAGGGAAATATTTCTGCACATACGGCAATTATTGGCGGAGACGTGAACGGTAATATTATATGTGCTGAATATTTAGAGCTTCATGCTAATGCTAGAATTATGGGTGATATCGAATATAAGGTGATAGAAATTCACGCAGGTGCTAAAGTGTATGGACGGCTTAAAGAGGTAGCTAAAGATTATCAGTCACAAAAAAAGAAATAATGAGGAGTCAATATTATGAATCAAATCGTTGAATCAAAAGAAATGGAAATGCCAACCCCACTTATTTTTACAGATAATGCTGTAAAAAAGGTGAAGGCATTGATTGAAGAAGAGGGCCAGCCAGAGCTGAAGCTTCGCGTATTTGTAAGCGGTGGCGGATGTTCAGGATTTCAATATGGATTTACATTTGAAGAAACTACAAATGAAGATGATACGCAAGTCACAAAAGATTCAGTGACTTTGCTCATTGATCCTATGAGTTTGCAATATTTAATGGGTGCTGAAATCGACTATCAAGACAGTGTTCAAGGTTCACAATTCGTTATTAAGAATCCAAACGCACAAACAACATGCGGTTGCGGTTCTTCCTTCTCAGCTTAAAACTACTTACTTTTAGGAACGTCGCGCCGAGCTTTACCTGTGTAAACTTGGCGTGGTCTGCCAATTTTATTGCCAGGCTGCCCTAACATTTCATTCCATTGAGCTACCCAGCCTGCTGTTCTTGCAAGCGCAAATACGGCAGTAAACATCGAATTAGGAATACCCATAGCCCGCATCACAATGCCAGAATAAAAATCCACATTCGGATAAAGCTTTTTCTCAATGAAGTATTCATCCTCAAGTGCAATTTGTTCTAACTTCATTGCAAGCTTGAAAATAGGATCATCTTTTAAACCAAGTTCATTTAGCACTTCATGGCAGGTTTTGCGCATGATTTCTGCACGAGGATCTTTGTTGCGATAAATGCGATGGCCAAACCCCATCATACGGAATGAGTCATCTTTATCTTTTGCACGCTTGATGAATGCACCAATACGACTTTCATCCTCAATTTCTTCGAGCATTTTCAAAGTAGCTTCATTTGCGCCGCCGTGCGCTGGACCCCAAAGAGATGCAATACCTGCAGCGATACATGCGAAAGGATTAGCGCCTGAAGAGCCCGCGAGTCTCACTGTGGAAGTTGATGCATTTTGTTCATGGTCTGCATGAAGAATTAAAATGCGCTCAAACGCTTTAGCAAGTACTGGGTTAATTTTGTATTCTTCACATGGCGTTGCAAACATCATATGCATAAAATTCTCTGCATAACTTAAATGATTTTGCGGGTAGGTAAATGGTTGTCCTGAACGATATTTGAAACTCCATGCTGCTATCGTAGGAACCTTTGCTAATAATTGGTGCGCCGCAATTAAACGATGCTTGGCGTCTGAGACATCCATACTATCATTATAGAATGCAGACATAGAGCCTACGACACCGACCATGACTGCCATAGGATGCGCATCACGTCTAAACCCACGAAAAATATTATTGAGTTGATCGTGGAGCATTGTATGGCGTGTAATGGTGGTCGAAAATGTTTCTTTTTCTTGGGGCTTTGGCAATTCGCCGTGCATCAAGAGATAAGCCACATCTAAAAAATCATAATGTTCTGCAAGTTGTTCAATAGGATAACCACGATAAAGAAGAAGACCTTTTTCGCCATCAATAAAAGTGATTTCAGAGCTACACGAAGCCGTCGACATAAAACCAGGGTCATAACTAAATACTTGATGAGTCCCTAATTGGCGAATATCAATCGCATCGTTACCCATAGTACTTTTTACCAAAGGCAATTCTATGGATGTTGATTCTTGATCGAAGTTTAATGTGACTTTAGTTGATTTCATTTTTGAAAATAAAATTAATTATTAATGAATTATAACTTCTCAGAACACTTTTGCTAGCGCTATCTTTATATGGGATAAAGCGCACCTAAAATGCGCAAGCCTTTAGCGCCAGTAACTTGAGGTAAGTTACCTGGTTTTGAAAACAGTGTTTGTTTCGCAAGCCATGCAAATGCCGCGGCCTCTACATGTTGTGTCGACAGGCCAAGAGCATCCGTGAGTTGAATTTTTACTTGAGGCATTAATGACTTTAATCGCTCAACTAAGAAACTATTTAAAGCACCACCACCACAGAGATAAATTTCTGAGATATTTGCGTGATGTGTTTTTATGGCGTTTGAAATACTCAATGCGGTTAGTTCTAATAGCGTTCTTTGGATATCTTGAATGGAGTAAGATTTTTGTAAGTGTTTATTGAGCCAAGCTTCATTAAAGTGATCACGACCTGTGCTTTTAGGCGCAGTTTTTTCAAAATAAGTGTCATTAAAAAATGCATCAAGGAGCATTTGAATAAGCTGACCTTCCCTTGCCCAAGAACCATCTTCATCAAATGCTTTAAGAAGATGCTTTTGACTCCAGTGATCTAATAAAATATTGCCAGGTCCACTATCAAAGCCTGATGTGGAAGTTTCGGGATTTAATATGGTGATATTGGCAATCCCACCGATATTCACAATCGCGCGATGAATCGTTGGGTGCGAAAAAATTTCTTTATGAAATGCGGGCACTAAGGGAGCGCCTTGTCCCCCTGCTGCAATATCTCGGCTTCGAAAATCCGCAATCACATTGATATGGCAAAGCTCAGCTAAGAGCGCAGGATTTCCAATTTGTAAGGTGAAGCCTTTTTGTGGCTGATGGCGAATGGTTTGTCCATGAAACCCAATCGCTTTGATATCTTTGGATGAAGTACCTGTTTTTTTAAGCAAAGCTTCAATAGCTTGATAGGCTTTTTGGCTCACTATATTGCCTGCAATGAGGCTATCTTCCAGCTCATTGGTATATGGTAAATGAAGCCCTAGAAGGCTTTTTTTCAATGTATCTTCGTAGGCGACATAACTATGACCCATCATTTTGATGTCTTGAGGTGAGTCACCAAAACTAACAAGCACAGCATCCATCCCATCAAGGCTGGTGCCAGACATAAGACCTATAAATAATTCATTCATGTGTAGGATTGTAAATGGTTTATTTCCGCTATTTTCCATATTGGTAAAATAATTTAGGCTAAAATGATGGCAATCATTAAACTTCAATAAAACCATTCGGAAATATTTGTGGCTACTGAAATCAATCAAGCGTTAGCACTCATTAAACGAGGCGCCGAAGAAATTCTTCTAGAAGAAGAGCTTCTCGAAAAACTTAAAAAAGGTCAGCCTTTAAGAGTCAAGGCGGGCTTTGATCCTACAGCCCCTGACCTTCATTTAGGCCATACCGTTTTATTAAATAAACTCAGACAATTTCAGGACTTAGGCCATCACGTTTTATTTTTAATTGGTGACTTCACGGGCATGATTGGTGACCCGACAGGCAAAAGTGCAACACGCCCTCCTTTGTCTCAAGATGAAGTGAAAAAAAATGCTGAGAGCTATGCTGAGCAAGTTTTTAAAATATTAAAGCGCGATCAAACCGAGGTCGTTTTTAATTCAAAGTGGCTGACTGATTTAGGTGCAGCCGGCATGCTCAAATTAGCTGCAAGTCATACCGTTGCTCGTATGTTAGAGCGTGATGATTTTAGTAAACGATATAAAAACAATCAACCTATTGCTATCCATGAGTTTCTTTACCCTCTTCTTCAGGGTTATGACTCTGTCGCATTGAAAGCAGACGTAGAGTTAGGCGGTACTGATCAAAAATTTAATTTATTAATGGGGCGGGAGTTACAAAAGCAATCAGGTCAATCGCCTCAGTGTGTGATTACCATGCCCCTTCTCGAAGGCTTGGATGGCGTTCAAAAAATGTCTAAATCGCTGGGTAATTACATCGGAATTAATGAAGCGCCTGAAATAATTTTCGCAAAAATTATGTCCATTTCAGATGAATTAATGTGGCGATATATTGAGCTACTTTCTTTTACATCAATGGATGAGATTGCTGAATGGAAAGCGAATGTCAAAGCAGGCCAAAATCCTCGCGATATTAAAGTCACTTTTGCTCAAGAAATTGTAGCGCGCTTTCATTCAAAAGAGGCGGCTATTGAGGCCCTAGAAAATTTCCAGACACGCTCTAAAGGAGGCATTCCAGACAATGTCCCTGAGGTAAATATTACGATTCAAGCAGATACGATTGGCATTTTGCAGCTTCTTAAAGAGGCCTCGCTTGTGGCGAGTACATCAGAAGCCATGCGCCTCATCGAGGGCGGCGGGATCAAAATTGACGGAGAGCGTCTTGAAGATGGTAAAAAAATGATTTCTAAAAATAGTGAATTTGTGGCCCAGGTGGGCAAGCGAAAATTCGCGAAGATTAAAGTTCTTTAATGTGATGGATCATATTGATTTTGAATGAAGTTTTGATTTCAATTATCTGAATTTATTGATATAATTCGGCATGAAAATATTGATGGGCTTTAAGCCCATTTTTTGTTTCTGCAACTTGGGGAATTTTAGGAAATCAGCCTTGTAAGATGGAAAAGCTTGAAACATTAATTGAAAAAACCGTTCAGCAGCTCGGCTATGAATTGGTAGATTTGGAGATTTCAAATCGAGGAAAGCTTTTGCGTGTTTATATTGATAAGCCTGATTCAGTGACGATTGATGATTGCACTTTAGTGAGCAACCATTTAGGTCACGTTCTTACCGTAGAGCAGGATTTAGATTACGACCGACTAGAGGTGTCATCCCCTGGTATGGATCGCGTGTTAAAGAAATTAGCTGATTTTGAACGCTTTAAAGGTGAGCGAGCTTCTGTGAAGCTAAGAATGCCTTTAGATGCGCGTAAAAATTTTTTAGGCACGATTGATGGAACAGAAAAAGATACTGTTCTTTTATTGTGCGAGGGTGAGCTCTATCGCTTCGCTTTATCCAATATTGATAAAGCTCGATTGAGCCCAGAATTTAAACGTTAGAAAATGAGTTGCGGAGATTGAAATGAGTCGCGAGATTTTATTGTTAGTAGATGCTTTAGCCCATGAAAAAAATGTGAACAAAGATGTGGTCTTTGAGGCACTTGAATCAGCCTTGGCTTCAGCTACAAAGAAAAAAAATACAGAAGATATTGATGTGCGCGTAGAAATCGATCGTGACACAGGCGAATATAAATCTTTTAGACGTTGGACGTTTTTAAATGATGAGCTCATTGAAAATGAAGATGCTCAAATTTCTCTTTTAGATCCTCGCGCTGAAGGCAAAGCTGAAAACGATACGATCGAAGTTCCTCTCGAATCGATTGAGTTTGGACGAATCGGTGCACAAGCTGCAAAACAAGTCATCTTGCAAAAAGTACGCGAAGCGGAAAGAGAACAAATTTTAGAAGATTTCTTAGGTCGCAATGAAAAATTAGTGACTGGTGTGATCAAACGCATGGATCGAGGTAATGGCATCATTGAAGTGGGTCGTATTGAAGCGGTACTTCCTCGCGATCAAATGATTCCTAAAGAAAATTTACGTATCGGCGACCGTGTGAGAGCTTATCTGACAAGCGTTGAAAGAAGTCATCGCGGGCCACAGCTTATTTTATCTAGAACAGCACCTGAATTTCTTGTGCGTTTATTTGAACTTGAAGTGCCAGAAATTGAAGAGGGATTATTAGAAATCAAATCTGCATCTCGTGATCCAGGATTGCGTTCAAAAATTGCTGTGAAAGCAAACGATCAAAGAATTGATCCAGTAGGCACTTGTGTGGGCATGCGAGGATCAAGAGTTCAAGCAGTGACAGGCGAACTTGCAGGAGAGCGAGTAGACATTGTTTTATGGTCCATGGAGCCAGCACAGTTTGTCATCAATGCGATGGCGCCGGCTGAAGTCTCAAGTATTGTGGTTGATGAAGAAAAGCATAGTATGGATGTTGTGGTGAATGAAGAAAATTTAGCGCAAGCGATTGGGCGAAATGGACAAAACGTTCGTCTTGCGTCTGAGCTTACAGGTTGGAATATCAATATTCTGACAGAAGAAGAATCTTCTAAGAAAAATGAAGAAGAATATGCAAGTACGAGCCAATTATTTATGGCGAAACTTGATGTGGATGAAGATGTGGCTGACATTCTTGTACAAGAAGGATTTAGCACGCTAGAAGAAATTGCTTATGTGCCATTACAAGAGATGGTGGAGATTGAAGCATTCGATGAAGACACAGTGAATGAACTTCGTTCGCGCGCGCGAGCGGCGCTTCTCACTGAAGCGATTGCTAAAGAAGAAAAAGTTGAAGAAGCGGCAGAAGACCTTCTCACGATGGAAGGCATGGATGACGCTACGGCTAACCTTCTGGCTTCAAAAGGTATTTCGAAAATGGAAGATCTTGCAGATCTTGCTGTAGATGAATTGGTTGAAATGACTTCAATGGATGAAGAGCGTGCGAAACAGTTAATTATGACTGCTAGAGCGCCTTGGTTTGTTTAAAGGTACATTCACCCTACGATGAATATTATGAGGTACTAAATGGGACAATCAACTGTCACTAAATTTGCTGAAGAATTAGGTTTGCCTGTTGATTTATTAATCGAACAGCTTAAAAGTGCTGGCGTCAATAAATCAGTAGCAGAAGACTCATTAAGCGAAATAGATAAATCAGCGCTTCTCGAATATCTTCGTAAAGAGCATGGCCAAACTCAAGTGCCAAAAAATAAAATCACTTTAACGCACAAACAAAATAAAGAGATTAAAAAAACGGATAGCACAGGACGTGCTCGCACCATTCAAGTTGAAGTTCGCAAAAAACGTGTTCTCGTCAGACGAGAAGATGGACAACCTGTCGATACACCAACTATTGTGGAATCTGCACCCGTTGAGACAGTCGCTAAAGCTCCAACAAGAACACACGTGCTTGGTGAGGAACAGTTATCAATTAGAGAAGATGAAGCTAAGCGACATGCAGCACTTGCAGCAGCTCAAGCCGATGATATTAGAAAAAAACAAGAAGCAGTTGCGAAAGCGAATGAAGCCCCGGCAGCTAAATTAAGTGAAGGCACACTTCATCGCCCCGCTTCTAAAGCAGGGGTTAAAGTTGAGACCAAAGAAAAGCAAGTGGATAAGAGTGAAAAAGATTGGTCCGATCGTGAATTTAAAAAACGTACGCTTAAAGGCCGTGGTGACTCCAGCGCTTCCTCAGGATGGCGCTCACCTAAATCAAAATCAAAATCTCGCGAAGAGAATGAAGAATCAACTTTTGTAGCGCCTACTGAACCGATTATTCGAGACATTCATGTGCCGGAAACGATTTCGGTTGCTGACTTAGCACATAAGATGTCAGTGAAAGCCACTGAAGTCATTAAAGTACTTATGAATATGGGCATGATGGTGACCATTAATCAAATTTTAGATCAAGACACTGGAATGATTGTAGTAGGTGAAATGGGACACACTCCCGTTGCAGCCTTAGATAACGATCCTGACGCGCTGATCGAGCAAGATTCAAATATAGAAGCTATATTCGAAACACGTCCGCCAGTGGTCACTGTCATGGGTCACGTGGATCACGGTAAAACATCATTGCTTGATTATATTAGAACGACACGTGTGGCTTCTGGTGAAGCAGGCGGCATTACACAACATATAGGTGCGTACCATGTAGAAACACCCCGCGGTATGGTGACCTTTTTAGATACACCAGGCCATGAGGCTTTCACTGCAATGCGGGCTCGCGGCGCTAAGGCTACCGACATTGTGATTCTAGTGGTAGCAGCA from Candidatus Methylopumilus universalis harbors:
- a CDS encoding chorismate--pyruvate lyase family protein, which produces MVWLKSPTAEGSEFSWLTEEGSLTERLQKEFNDVKVDVVYEGAALEKTTDYIREVLIKSHGEPMIFARTQLKVSHLGDAWICLKTLGQQSLANILFKDSDISRLSLLYRICEPGDILYTYIKSLGYVDKEILWVRQAEWERHGKSIFLTEVFLPNLFNQL
- a CDS encoding energy transducer TonB is translated as MSRKLPFYFDLPKAIAISMAIHIILMIGLPELNKPLLIPQEMSVTISSSPIQQPIEKIETPQPVKKVEPIQKKITPIIDKNAISVAEPTPKEVAPAPPAETVSKIPNIVPQEQLTQYLESYSSLLANAIAKYKQYPKIAQMRGWQGTVIADLEIDSKGTVISIKIKKSSTYEVLDNEALEMIRKASPFPAPPESLRGKNFNVLVPISFKLE
- the ubiA gene encoding 4-hydroxybenzoate octaprenyltransferase, which translates into the protein MRLDKPIGIFLLLWPTLWGLFIAADGHPSIQHLIIFILGTVFMRSAGCVANDILDRRFDSSVTRTKLRPLANQSIPVKNAFFLLITLLLGAFICVLFLNENAFYFSLVALFLALTYPLTKRFFVMPQAYLGLSFGMGIPMAFVANNISLSLTAWLLFLANVFWAIAYDTLYAVTDKNDDLKIGIRSSAIWFGNYLKEAIMFCYTCMMGCLIWVGQLENFGWPFYGFLMVSLIFIGLLYRQILTLNPKACFDAFLSNNYLGAFVFLGIFFHYLHVN
- the rplM gene encoding 50S ribosomal protein L13, which encodes MKTFSAKSHEVKHDWFVVDGTDAVLGRLASAIAHRLRGKHKAIYTPHVDTGDYIVVINAEKIKVTGNKGDGKLYHRHSGYPGGISTTNFSKMQDRFPGRALEKAVKGMLPKGPLGYAMIKKMKVYTGPTHDHVAQQPQPLSI
- the rpsI gene encoding 30S ribosomal protein S9 — translated: MIGKYNYGTGRRKSSVARVFMKPGKGVITVNDKPADEYFSRYTSRMIFRQPLDLTNTLSTFDINVNVIGGGESGQAGAVRHGITRALIDYDTNLKSTLSQAGFVTRDAREVERKKVGLRKARRRKQFSKR
- the argC gene encoding N-acetyl-gamma-glutamyl-phosphate reductase, whose product is MSNKSKIKVGVVGATGYTGVELLRILVKHPHVTIQAVTSRAEAGLSIATLFPSLRGLIDLKFEDPKAANLTNCDLVFFATPNGIAMQEVPALLKAGVKVIDLAADFRLKDANVWEKWYKMPHSCSDLLKEAVYGLPEMNREKIKKASLVANPGCYPTAIQLGFIPLIESGVIDLDDLIADAKSGVSGAGRKAEVHALMAEASDNFKAYGVEGHRHLPEITQGLSSVANQAVHLTFVPHLTPMIRGIHATLYATLTKKTDIQALFESRYKNESFVDVMPKGSHPETRSVRGSNQCRISIHQPQGSHKVVILSVIDNLVKGAAGQAVQNMNLMFDFPEISGLDLVPLMP
- a CDS encoding bactofilin family protein, with product MFFNKKNKARTIDTLIDKDISVRGNVTYSGGIRVDGSIQGNLTELPGTAGTLIMGNKSRIKGNISAHTAIIGGDVNGNIICAEYLELHANARIMGDIEYKVIEIHAGAKVYGRLKEVAKDYQSQKKK
- the erpA gene encoding iron-sulfur cluster insertion protein ErpA encodes the protein MNQIVESKEMEMPTPLIFTDNAVKKVKALIEEEGQPELKLRVFVSGGGCSGFQYGFTFEETTNEDDTQVTKDSVTLLIDPMSLQYLMGAEIDYQDSVQGSQFVIKNPNAQTTCGCGSSFSA
- the gltA gene encoding citrate synthase yields the protein MKSTKVTLNFDQESTSIELPLVKSTMGNDAIDIRQLGTHQVFSYDPGFMSTASCSSEITFIDGEKGLLLYRGYPIEQLAEHYDFLDVAYLLMHGELPKPQEKETFSTTITRHTMLHDQLNNIFRGFRRDAHPMAVMVGVVGSMSAFYNDSMDVSDAKHRLIAAHQLLAKVPTIAAWSFKYRSGQPFTYPQNHLSYAENFMHMMFATPCEEYKINPVLAKAFERILILHADHEQNASTSTVRLAGSSGANPFACIAAGIASLWGPAHGGANEATLKMLEEIEDESRIGAFIKRAKDKDDSFRMMGFGHRIYRNKDPRAEIMRKTCHEVLNELGLKDDPIFKLAMKLEQIALEDEYFIEKKLYPNVDFYSGIVMRAMGIPNSMFTAVFALARTAGWVAQWNEMLGQPGNKIGRPRQVYTGKARRDVPKSK